The following proteins are encoded in a genomic region of Arachis ipaensis cultivar K30076 chromosome B02, Araip1.1, whole genome shotgun sequence:
- the LOC107627715 gene encoding uncharacterized protein LOC107627715, whose translation MPVSTVASESAFSTRGRILDQYRSSLTSKTIEALICAQNWFRANSLPMNLEECFEEFEKFKKDEFGLPVYRSGSSPIGQNGPGWLLAGRGSPCATPRLLIIANPKKTSLNAKKTHSCRLHSHYQPISLFLSLSLSPPYSAATHHKWTTGRRYKRSQFRNLLNNHHHHNNHHLIGWFSARRKTPLRPSMREFSVTQSLSSLSAFSSQIQNSSNPNSTSSSTASSSSSFSPCIFILLSSPFSNDHIHTHEYRAYQLRASSSFEPKLIDIVNIGPAFRGHYGSFSPNAAFPVLECDLGMSSMNEDRDGNADKEDERLSVMKEKAKDQRELDGCAEGFEVGRLSRMMGSEARSYTSNLEDLYEKMLAKVENLTRLVEQSNAKVLEQEHYNRKLRQKIRAAASE comes from the exons ATGCCTGTATCAACAGTTGCTTCTGAATCCGCCTTTAGTACTAGAGGTAGAATACTTGATCAATATAGGAGCTCTCTTACTTCAAAAACTATTGAAGCTTTGATTTGTGCGCAAAATTGGTTTCGAGCCAATTCATTGCCAATGAACCTTGAGGAGTGTTTTGAAGAATTTGAAAAATTTAAGAAAG ACGAATTTGGTCTGCCAGTTTATAGGAGTGGATCATCtcca ATAGGGCAGAATGGACCAGGGTGgcttttggcggggcggggctcCCCGTGTGCCACCCCTAGACTACTTATTATTGCCAACCCGAAGAAAACAAGTTTAAACGCAAAAAAGACTCACAGTTGCAGACTTCACTCTCACTATCAACcaatctctctctttctctctctctctctctccccaccGTATTCCGCCGCCACCCACCACAAATGGACGACCGGCCGCCGCTACAAAAGATCGCAATTCCGCAACCTCCTAAATAACCACCACCACCATAACAACCACCACCTGATAGGTTGGTTCTCCGCCCGCCGGAAAACCCCACTCCGTCCCTCCATGCGCGAATTCTCCGTCACGCaatccctctcttctctctccgcattctcctcccaaattcagAACTCATCAAACCCTAATTCCACATCATCTTCAActgcttcttcctcctcctctttctcccctTGCATCTTCATCCTCTTGTCTTCTCCTTTCTCCAACGACCACATCCACACTCACGAGTACCGCGCGTACCAGCTACGCGCTTCCTCCTCCTTCGAACCGAAACTGATCGATATCGTCAACATCGGGCCTGCGTTTCGAGGGCATTATGGTTCCTTTAGTCCTAACGCGGCATTCCCGGTGTTGGAATGCGATTTGGGAATGTCAAGCATGAATGAAGATCGTGATGGTAATGCTGACAAGGAAGATGAGAGATTGAGTGTGATGAAGGAGAAGGCGAAGGATCAGAGGGAGCTCGATGGTTGCGCCGAGGGTTTCGAGGTTGGGAGGTTGAGCAGGATGATGGGGTCGGAGGCGAGGAGTTACACTTCGAATTTGGAGGATTTGTATGAGAAGATGCTTGCAAAGGTTGAGAATCTGACTAGGTTGGTGGAGCAGAGTAATGCCAAGGTTCTTGAGCAG GAACATTATAATAGAAAGTTGAGGCAAAAAATTAGAGCTGCTGCCTCAGAGTAA